In Devosia sp. 1566, a single genomic region encodes these proteins:
- a CDS encoding sugar kinase, which produces MSKRFVSIGECMIEMSGGEDRQYRLGYAGDTLNTAWYMRALLEPDWSVDYFTALGEDRYSADIRAFLEQHRIGTKHIGTIKNRRPGLYLIHQEGGDRHFTYWRDQSAARLLAEDKGALHVALEGASMVYFSGITLAILQPRARGRLLGAVVVAREAGATVVFDTNLRPALWTSQRVMASMLTAAASLCDIVLPTHGDEAPVFGDRSVEETAERYLELGVGEVVVKDGGNPALVATATERVKVAPPPAGSVVDATGAGDSFNGAYLSARLAGKGLQEAAEAAHRVAGIVIGQKGALVDPALLS; this is translated from the coding sequence TTGAGCAAGCGCTTCGTGAGCATCGGAGAATGCATGATCGAGATGAGCGGGGGCGAGGACCGGCAATACCGGCTCGGCTATGCCGGCGATACGCTCAACACCGCCTGGTATATGCGCGCCCTCCTCGAGCCGGATTGGTCGGTGGACTATTTCACCGCGCTCGGTGAAGACCGTTATTCCGCCGATATCCGGGCCTTCCTTGAGCAGCACCGCATCGGCACCAAGCATATCGGCACGATCAAGAACCGGCGCCCGGGGCTGTATTTGATCCATCAGGAAGGCGGGGACCGGCACTTCACCTATTGGCGCGACCAATCGGCAGCGCGACTGTTGGCCGAGGACAAGGGTGCTCTCCACGTCGCGCTTGAGGGCGCCAGCATGGTGTATTTCTCGGGCATCACCCTTGCCATCCTACAGCCGCGGGCGCGGGGCCGCCTGCTGGGGGCTGTGGTGGTGGCGCGCGAAGCGGGGGCGACTGTCGTGTTCGACACCAATCTGCGCCCGGCGCTGTGGACCAGCCAGCGGGTGATGGCGTCCATGCTGACCGCGGCCGCAAGCCTTTGCGACATCGTCCTGCCCACCCATGGCGACGAAGCGCCGGTGTTTGGCGACCGCAGTGTCGAGGAAACCGCCGAGCGTTACCTGGAGCTGGGTGTCGGGGAAGTGGTGGTCAAGGATGGTGGCAATCCCGCCCTGGTGGCGACTGCTACCGAGCGGGTCAAGGTCGCGCCACCGCCGGCCGGGAGCGTGGTCGATGCGACGGGCGCAGGGGATTCGTTCAACGGCGCTTACCTTAGCGCCCGGCTGGCCGGCAAGGGCCTGCAGGAGGCGGCAGAGGCGGCGCACCGGGTCGCTGGCATTGTGATCGGGCAGAAGGGGGCCCTGGTGGACCCGGCGCTCCTTAGCTAG
- a CDS encoding ATP-binding protein: MPAILLVVVAGVLLALVTWCGLTWWGACLGFAVLAATILCLPIAARPTDLITAPSVALAGQAAEDDAAVAAFADALVDPCLVLDARATLVHANGAAQHRFPAISVGKRLTLALRNPELVQAVEAAQRTGRAQTIEIHETLPSETWDKVVIAPLLRAGEHSQQLIMTVQSLTELKRVDAMRSDFIANASHELRTPLASLLGFIDTLLGPAANDPAARERFLGIMRGQADRMSKLVDDLLSLSRIEMHQHIRPTATIELAGLLREVRDGLQTQAEAAGLDIVLSLPEGPAQTIGDRGQLYEVFENLIDNALKYGSGGKTVEVVLQPANKLGFAHMVSVVDHGPGVPPEHVPRLTERFYRIDAETSRKRKGTGLGLAIVKHIVSRHRGQLSIRSELGQGMRVDVLLP, from the coding sequence GTGCCCGCTATTCTGCTGGTGGTCGTGGCGGGCGTGCTGCTGGCCCTGGTAACCTGGTGCGGGTTGACCTGGTGGGGCGCCTGTTTAGGTTTTGCCGTGCTGGCGGCAACCATTCTTTGTCTCCCCATCGCGGCGCGACCGACGGATTTGATAACAGCCCCAAGCGTTGCATTGGCTGGGCAAGCCGCGGAAGACGACGCCGCTGTAGCCGCCTTTGCCGATGCGCTGGTCGACCCCTGCCTGGTTCTCGATGCACGCGCGACCTTGGTTCACGCCAATGGCGCTGCGCAGCACCGCTTTCCAGCGATCTCCGTAGGCAAGCGGTTGACCTTGGCCCTGCGTAACCCCGAACTGGTGCAAGCGGTTGAAGCGGCGCAACGGACCGGCCGTGCTCAAACCATCGAGATTCACGAGACGTTGCCCTCCGAGACCTGGGACAAAGTGGTGATTGCGCCCCTGCTGCGCGCCGGCGAGCACTCCCAGCAACTGATCATGACGGTGCAGAGCCTGACTGAACTCAAGCGCGTCGATGCCATGCGCAGCGACTTCATCGCCAATGCCAGCCATGAATTGCGCACGCCCTTGGCATCGCTGCTGGGCTTCATCGACACCCTGCTTGGCCCGGCAGCCAATGATCCGGCTGCGCGCGAGCGGTTCCTTGGCATCATGCGCGGCCAGGCCGATCGCATGAGCAAGCTTGTCGATGATCTCCTTTCGCTTTCACGCATCGAGATGCACCAGCATATCAGGCCAACGGCGACCATTGAACTCGCCGGCTTGTTGCGCGAAGTTCGCGACGGGCTGCAAACCCAGGCCGAAGCGGCCGGGCTCGACATCGTCCTCAGCCTGCCCGAAGGACCGGCCCAAACCATTGGCGATCGCGGTCAGCTCTACGAGGTGTTCGAGAACCTCATCGATAATGCGCTGAAATATGGCTCGGGCGGTAAAACGGTGGAGGTCGTCCTGCAGCCCGCCAACAAGCTTGGCTTTGCCCATATGGTCAGCGTTGTGGATCATGGGCCCGGCGTGCCGCCCGAGCATGTGCCGCGCCTGACCGAGCGCTTTTATCGCATCGATGCCGAAACCAGCCGCAAGCGGAAGGGCACCGGGCTTGGCCTGGCGATCGTCAAGCACATCGTCAGCCGCCATCGCGGACAACTCAGCATCCGCAGCGAATTGGGCCAAGGCATGCGGGTAGACGTGCTGCTGCCCTGA
- the ppk2 gene encoding polyphosphate kinase 2 yields the protein MSDPFDDFDIDNPKLPEAIKKNAMRSGGYPYADKLDLEIYEAEMYELQKQLVLLQAHLLTTAERVMLVFEGRDAAGKGGTIKTYLSNLNPRHNLIAALPKPNDRERTQWYFQRYVEWMPAGGETVLFDRSWYNRAGVERVMGYATPKQVEHFLQEAPEFERRITDDGIHLFKFWLSIGREMQLKRFHDRRHDPLKVWKLSPIDIEALGRWEAYSGARDAMFEHTDVPHAPWMVVRSNDKRRGRLNLIRTVLHRLDYAGKDVDAIGPIDPLLVMDTKSFMALVDQH from the coding sequence TTGAGCGATCCATTCGACGACTTCGATATCGACAATCCCAAACTGCCAGAAGCGATCAAGAAGAACGCAATGCGCTCGGGTGGTTACCCTTATGCCGACAAGCTCGACCTCGAGATCTACGAGGCGGAGATGTATGAACTCCAAAAGCAATTGGTGCTGCTGCAGGCTCATCTGCTGACCACGGCCGAGCGCGTCATGCTGGTGTTCGAGGGACGCGACGCGGCGGGCAAAGGCGGCACGATCAAGACTTATCTTTCCAATCTCAACCCCCGACACAATCTGATTGCGGCACTGCCCAAGCCCAATGATCGGGAAAGGACGCAGTGGTACTTCCAGCGTTATGTGGAATGGATGCCAGCGGGTGGCGAAACCGTGCTGTTCGACCGCTCCTGGTACAACCGGGCGGGGGTCGAACGGGTAATGGGCTATGCCACGCCCAAGCAGGTGGAGCACTTCCTCCAGGAAGCCCCCGAATTTGAGCGCCGCATCACCGATGACGGCATCCATCTGTTCAAGTTCTGGCTCTCGATCGGCCGGGAAATGCAGCTCAAGCGCTTTCACGACCGGCGTCACGACCCGCTCAAGGTCTGGAAGCTTTCGCCGATCGACATCGAAGCTTTGGGACGCTGGGAAGCCTATAGCGGGGCGCGAGACGCCATGTTCGAGCATACCGATGTGCCCCACGCCCCCTGGATGGTGGTGCGCTCCAATGACAAGCGCCGGGGACGGCTCAACCTCATCCGCACGGTGCTGCATCGGCTTGACTACGCCGGCAAGGATGTCGATGCGATCGGGCCGATCGATCCCCTGCTCGTGATGGACACCAAGTCCTTCATGGCCCTGGTGGACCAGCACTGA
- a CDS encoding VOC family protein encodes MIDASVQTDIRSQPLLPLTTRLGPVHLAVTDRAKALAIWRDVVGLRLLSETGNALVLGAGDQPLIVLETGALRPSVARTIGLYHVAIHVPSRADLAQLALRALAHNLRIAPTDHLVSEAIYLWDLDGNGIEITFETPWRGTLGHPDQGHYAVTADGQPHSGRDPIDLRGLLAELGPNPLPQQTMPAGTRIGHIHLHVTDLNLATTFYRDVIGFAGFLLIHSFGMGDVGLDYMPHTLAYNIWSGPDAVLPPPGSAGLRWFTITVPDAATLAAVEGRLQNSGAPIAPIESGIETRDPFGNRVHIVVG; translated from the coding sequence ATGATCGACGCCAGCGTTCAAACCGATATCCGCTCCCAGCCCCTCCTGCCGCTGACGACGCGGCTGGGTCCCGTCCATCTTGCGGTCACCGACCGCGCCAAGGCCCTCGCCATCTGGCGCGACGTTGTTGGCCTGCGCCTGCTGTCGGAAACCGGCAATGCGCTGGTGTTGGGGGCAGGGGACCAGCCCCTCATCGTGCTCGAAACCGGCGCCCTGCGGCCATCCGTGGCGCGCACGATCGGGCTTTATCATGTGGCCATCCACGTCCCCAGCCGCGCCGACCTCGCGCAACTGGCGCTGCGCGCGCTCGCCCATAATTTGCGCATCGCGCCTACCGACCATCTGGTGTCCGAAGCCATCTATCTCTGGGACCTCGACGGCAATGGCATCGAGATCACCTTCGAGACGCCCTGGCGCGGCACGCTCGGTCATCCCGATCAGGGTCATTATGCCGTCACCGCCGATGGCCAGCCCCATTCGGGCCGCGACCCCATCGATCTGCGCGGCCTGCTGGCTGAACTCGGCCCCAACCCGCTGCCCCAGCAAACGATGCCGGCCGGCACCCGGATCGGCCATATCCATCTGCATGTAACCGACCTCAACCTTGCCACCACATTTTACCGGGACGTCATCGGCTTTGCCGGGTTCCTTTTGATCCATTCCTTTGGCATGGGCGATGTCGGGCTCGACTACATGCCCCATACCCTGGCCTACAACATCTGGTCGGGTCCCGATGCCGTGCTGCCGCCGCCCGGCTCGGCCGGCCTGCGCTGGTTCACCATCACCGTGCCCGATGCGGCGACCCTCGCGGCTGTCGAAGGGCGGCTGCAAAATTCGGGCGCTCCAATTGCCCCGATCGAGAGTGGCATCGAAACGCGTGACCCATTCGGCAACCGCGTGCATATTGTGGTTGGCTGA
- a CDS encoding aminopeptidase: MTTNGPIDPVKLDKLAQVAIKVGLQLQPGQDLVMTAPLSAVPLVRRITEHAYKAGAGLVTTIYADEEATLARYKYGSEASFDRAAGWLYQGMADAFKNNAARLAISGDNPMMLAGQDPDKVGRANRANSAAYKPALQLITGFDINWNIVSYPGAAWAKLVFPNDSEEVAVGKLADAIFAASRVDQEDPIAAWAEHNANLKRRWTWLNGKAFSALHYTGPDTDLTVGLADGHRWKGGASEAKNGITCNPNIPTEEVFTTPHRMRVDGYVAATKPLSHNGALIEEMQGRFEGGRLVELKASKGQDIFNKVLDTDEGARRLGEVALVPHSSPISASGILFFNTLYDENASCHIAQGQCYSDCFVGGKDLSQEQINAQGGNSSNIHIDWMIGSDKIDIDGVHADGSREPVMRGGEWA; encoded by the coding sequence ATGACCACCAATGGCCCCATCGATCCCGTCAAGCTCGACAAACTGGCGCAAGTTGCCATCAAGGTGGGCCTGCAGCTGCAGCCCGGCCAGGATCTGGTGATGACCGCGCCCTTGAGCGCGGTGCCGCTGGTGCGCCGGATCACCGAGCATGCCTATAAGGCAGGCGCCGGGCTCGTGACCACGATCTATGCCGATGAGGAAGCAACGCTCGCGCGCTACAAATACGGCAGTGAGGCGAGCTTTGACCGCGCCGCGGGCTGGCTCTACCAGGGCATGGCCGATGCCTTCAAGAACAACGCAGCGCGCCTGGCGATTTCGGGCGACAATCCGATGATGCTGGCGGGCCAGGACCCCGACAAGGTGGGCCGGGCCAATCGCGCCAATTCGGCGGCCTACAAGCCGGCGCTGCAGCTGATCACCGGGTTCGACATCAACTGGAACATCGTGTCCTATCCGGGCGCGGCCTGGGCCAAGCTGGTGTTTCCCAATGATAGCGAGGAAGTGGCGGTGGGCAAGCTGGCCGACGCCATTTTTGCGGCCAGCCGTGTCGACCAGGAAGACCCGATCGCCGCCTGGGCCGAGCACAATGCCAATCTCAAGCGCCGCTGGACCTGGCTGAACGGCAAGGCGTTTTCGGCGCTGCATTATACCGGGCCGGACACCGATTTGACGGTGGGCCTTGCCGATGGGCATCGCTGGAAGGGCGGCGCCTCGGAAGCCAAGAACGGCATCACCTGCAACCCCAATATCCCCACCGAAGAAGTGTTCACGACGCCGCACCGCATGCGCGTGGATGGTTATGTGGCGGCGACCAAGCCGCTGTCGCATAATGGCGCGCTGATCGAGGAGATGCAGGGCCGGTTCGAGGGCGGGCGACTGGTGGAGCTCAAGGCATCCAAGGGGCAGGATATCTTCAACAAGGTGCTCGACACCGATGAGGGCGCTCGTCGCTTGGGTGAAGTGGCGCTGGTGCCCCATTCCTCGCCGATTTCGGCGTCGGGGATCCTGTTCTTCAACACGCTTTATGACGAAAACGCCTCCTGCCACATCGCGCAGGGCCAGTGCTATTCGGATTGCTTTGTGGGCGGCAAGGATTTGAGCCAGGAGCAGATCAATGCCCAGGGCGGCAACAGCTCCAATATCCATATCGACTGGATGATTGGCTCGGACAAGATCGACATCGATGGCGTGCATGCCGACGGCTCGCGCGAGCCGGTGATGCGCGGGGGCGAATGGGCCTAG
- a CDS encoding N-formylglutamate amidohydrolase yields the protein MVSCDKAVVVTNARGTSPFVIVCDHASNRIPERYGDLGLSQVQRLSHIAWDPGALAVSRVLSDALDAPLVQSTVSRLVIDCNRALDAPDLIWTLSEATPILANENLDEAERQFRISHFHQAYHASIHTLLEARRHAGREAVLVCVHSFTPVYHGVARPWPIGLIHGSDQRFTRALYDALKAEDPELNVGWNLPYAAQSGVTLTLEQHGDGRGLEATMIEIRHDEILEVDGVQFWSERLARCLVAARQRRKGAVRG from the coding sequence GTGGTATCGTGCGATAAGGCCGTGGTGGTCACCAATGCGCGGGGCACATCGCCCTTCGTGATCGTGTGCGACCACGCTTCCAACCGCATTCCAGAACGCTATGGCGATCTTGGTTTGTCGCAGGTCCAACGGCTGAGCCATATCGCCTGGGATCCGGGGGCACTTGCCGTCAGCCGGGTCTTGTCCGACGCGCTCGACGCGCCCCTCGTGCAATCAACGGTGTCGCGGCTGGTGATCGACTGCAATCGCGCGCTCGATGCACCCGATTTGATCTGGACCTTATCGGAAGCAACGCCGATCCTGGCCAATGAGAATTTGGATGAAGCCGAGCGGCAATTCCGGATCAGCCACTTCCACCAGGCCTATCACGCCTCCATCCACACCTTGCTGGAGGCGCGACGCCATGCCGGACGGGAAGCGGTTCTGGTTTGCGTGCATTCCTTTACCCCCGTTTACCACGGGGTAGCGCGACCTTGGCCCATCGGGTTGATCCATGGCAGTGACCAGCGCTTCACCCGGGCGCTCTATGACGCGCTCAAGGCCGAGGATCCCGAACTCAATGTCGGCTGGAACCTGCCTTATGCCGCCCAGAGCGGTGTGACCCTGACGCTGGAACAGCATGGCGACGGCCGGGGGCTTGAGGCCACGATGATCGAAATCCGCCACGACGAGATCCTCGAAGTGGATGGCGTGCAGTTCTGGTCAGAGCGGCTGGCCCGCTGCTTGGTGGCAGCGCGCCAGCGGCGCAAAGGTGCGGTGCGCGGCTAG
- a CDS encoding organic hydroperoxide resistance protein, giving the protein MTKIMYTARATSTGGRSGHGATDDGVLDVTLTTPKELGGDGARGTNPEQLFALGYSACFLGAIKGAARKTKTPISEDSTVTAEVSFRDREDGEGFWIQAALKVHLPGLDKATAEDVVQRAHVICPYSEVSRKGFEVTLEVE; this is encoded by the coding sequence ATGACGAAGATCATGTACACCGCACGCGCCACTTCCACCGGCGGCCGCTCCGGCCACGGCGCGACCGATGATGGCGTGCTCGATGTGACGCTGACCACGCCCAAGGAGCTGGGCGGCGACGGCGCGCGCGGCACCAATCCCGAGCAGTTGTTTGCCCTGGGCTATTCGGCCTGCTTTTTGGGCGCGATCAAGGGTGCGGCGCGCAAGACCAAGACCCCGATCAGCGAAGATTCGACGGTGACGGCGGAAGTGAGCTTCCGGGACCGCGAAGACGGCGAGGGTTTCTGGATCCAGGCGGCGCTCAAGGTGCACCTGCCGGGGCTCGACAAGGCCACCGCCGAGGATGTGGTGCAGCGCGCCCATGTGATCTGCCCCTATAGCGAAGTGTCGCGCAAGGGTTTTGAGGTAACGCTCGAAGTCGAGTAG
- a CDS encoding YdcF family protein: MGLARRVYRAIIAASFLLVLVCGGMAFDIWRYGEASSAEPADAALVLGAAVIGERPTPVLEERLRHAQELHDRGQVRRIVVTGGLSPEDDLTEAEASRRWLVSRGVPAGDVVLEDQSRTTIENLAFGKAVLEAHGIGSVLIVSDPIHMRRAIMIADRLGVIARPSPTPTTRYRSWQTQVPFLAKEVWFMAQYLVTGM; the protein is encoded by the coding sequence ATGGGCCTAGCGCGGCGCGTTTACCGCGCCATCATCGCCGCAAGTTTCTTGCTGGTGCTGGTGTGCGGCGGCATGGCCTTCGATATCTGGCGCTATGGCGAAGCGAGCTCAGCCGAGCCCGCTGACGCCGCTTTGGTGCTGGGGGCAGCGGTGATCGGGGAGCGGCCGACGCCGGTGCTCGAGGAGCGGCTGCGCCATGCCCAGGAGTTGCATGATCGCGGCCAAGTCAGGCGCATTGTCGTCACCGGAGGTCTCAGCCCCGAGGATGATTTGACCGAGGCGGAGGCCAGCCGGCGCTGGCTCGTGTCGCGCGGCGTGCCCGCGGGCGATGTTGTGCTCGAGGATCAATCGCGCACGACGATCGAGAACCTCGCCTTTGGCAAGGCGGTGCTGGAAGCGCATGGGATCGGCAGCGTGTTGATCGTGTCGGACCCCATCCATATGCGCCGCGCAATCATGATCGCGGACCGGCTGGGCGTTATCGCCAGACCCTCGCCGACGCCCACGACGCGCTATCGCAGCTGGCAAACCCAGGTGCCGTTTCTGGCCAAGGAAGTGTGGTTCATGGCGCAGTATCTCGTGACGGGGATGTAG
- a CDS encoding ABC transporter ATP-binding protein yields the protein MSSNKLPFRADAFRDVLGFTFAHWRGQPWRIATIATLVLLATLAEALTPIFAGRLVDAVASGSGQDESFWWAAVIAFWTMVGLYLSSVVLRQLVYFNIIPFTLRIMSNVVNTAFHRVQRFSTDWHANSFAGSTVRKITRGNGAIDLLNDTLLVALWPSLLMLIGATVILGLAWPVMGLVVGIGSIIFVTVTVLMSVNFVAPAGALANAWDTRMGGALADAVSCNSVVKAFGAEEREESRLESVVAKWRSRTRRVWTRGTINGGVQGAMMALMQAAVLGTALLLWRQGAASPGDITFVLTMFFVLQGHLRDVGQHIRNLQRSVNDMEELVRLNHEPLGIDDKPGAKPIRITAGAIEFDHITFQYGSHQTALYRDFSVEIAPGERVGLVGHSGSGKTTFVKLIQRLYDVNSGAIRIDGQNIADVQQSSLRGQIAIVQQEPILFHRTLAENIAYARPGASRAQIEQAARQASAHDFIMNLPKGYETMVGERGVKLSGGERQRVAIARAFLADARILILDEATSSLDSESEVLIQQAMERLMVGRTTLVIAHRLSTVRALDRLLVFDKGRIVEEGTHDQLITLKAGIYRRLFERQALELTKGLKIA from the coding sequence ATGTCGTCAAACAAGCTTCCTTTCCGCGCCGATGCCTTTCGCGACGTGCTTGGCTTCACCTTTGCCCATTGGCGGGGCCAGCCCTGGCGCATCGCCACCATTGCCACTTTGGTGCTGCTGGCAACGCTGGCCGAAGCGCTGACCCCCATTTTTGCCGGGCGTCTCGTTGATGCCGTCGCCTCGGGCTCGGGGCAGGACGAGAGCTTCTGGTGGGCGGCGGTGATCGCCTTTTGGACCATGGTCGGGCTCTATCTGAGCTCGGTCGTGCTGCGCCAGCTCGTTTACTTCAACATCATTCCCTTCACCCTGCGCATCATGAGCAATGTGGTGAACACCGCTTTTCATCGGGTGCAGCGCTTCTCGACCGATTGGCACGCCAACAGCTTTGCCGGCTCCACCGTGCGCAAGATCACGCGCGGCAATGGCGCCATTGATCTGCTCAACGATACGCTGCTGGTGGCCCTGTGGCCCTCCTTGCTGATGCTGATTGGCGCCACCGTCATCCTGGGGCTGGCCTGGCCCGTCATGGGCCTTGTCGTTGGCATCGGCTCGATCATCTTTGTCACCGTCACCGTGCTGATGTCGGTCAATTTCGTGGCTCCCGCCGGCGCCCTCGCCAATGCCTGGGATACCCGCATGGGCGGCGCTCTGGCCGATGCCGTCAGCTGCAATTCCGTGGTCAAGGCGTTCGGCGCCGAGGAGCGCGAGGAAAGCCGGCTCGAAAGTGTCGTGGCCAAATGGCGCTCGCGCACCCGCCGGGTCTGGACCCGTGGCACGATCAATGGCGGCGTGCAGGGCGCCATGATGGCGCTGATGCAGGCCGCGGTCCTCGGCACGGCCCTGCTGCTCTGGCGCCAGGGCGCCGCTTCGCCGGGCGACATCACCTTTGTCCTCACCATGTTCTTTGTGCTGCAGGGGCATCTGCGCGATGTCGGCCAGCACATCCGCAACCTGCAGCGCTCGGTCAACGACATGGAAGAACTGGTGCGTCTCAATCACGAGCCGCTCGGCATTGACGACAAGCCCGGCGCCAAGCCCATCCGCATCACTGCGGGTGCGATTGAGTTCGACCACATCACCTTCCAGTACGGTTCGCACCAGACCGCGCTCTACCGCGATTTCTCGGTCGAGATCGCGCCGGGCGAACGGGTGGGTCTCGTGGGTCATTCCGGCTCGGGCAAGACCACTTTCGTCAAGCTGATCCAGCGCCTTTATGACGTCAATTCGGGCGCCATTCGCATCGATGGGCAAAACATCGCCGACGTGCAGCAATCCTCGCTGCGCGGCCAGATCGCCATTGTGCAACAGGAGCCGATCCTGTTTCACCGCACCCTGGCCGAAAACATCGCCTATGCCCGCCCCGGCGCCAGCCGCGCCCAGATCGAGCAGGCTGCCCGCCAGGCCAGCGCCCATGACTTCATCATGAACCTGCCCAAGGGCTACGAGACCATGGTGGGCGAGCGGGGCGTCAAGCTCTCGGGCGGCGAGCGCCAGCGCGTGGCCATCGCTCGGGCATTCCTCGCCGATGCGCGCATCCTCATCCTCGATGAAGCGACCTCGAGTCTGGACAGCGAAAGCGAAGTGCTGATCCAGCAGGCCATGGAACGCCTGATGGTCGGCCGCACCACCCTTGTCATCGCGCACCGCCTCTCAACGGTACGCGCCCTCGATCGCCTCCTCGTCTTCGACAAGGGCCGCATCGTCGAGGAAGGCACCCACGACCAGCTGATCACCCTCAAAGCCGGCATCTACCGCCGTCTCTTCGAACGCCAGGCCCTCGAACTCACCAAAGGCCTCAAGATCGCCTGA
- a CDS encoding DUF924 family protein, with the protein MKNADDVLQFWFVDHGPDDWFGGKPEFDGALSESFAETHARVGKAEAWTWRHSPAGRLAEIIVLDQFSRQLHRGNAQGFAWDSMALALAQEALALDADHAVEAIRRPFFYLPFMHSESIIIQHEGVRLYQALGDPEQLQFMLDHLHAIERFGRFPFRNKALGRTSTPEEEHYMAEAGDRRF; encoded by the coding sequence ATGAAAAACGCCGATGACGTGCTGCAATTCTGGTTCGTCGACCACGGCCCGGACGACTGGTTTGGCGGCAAGCCCGAGTTCGACGGCGCCCTCAGTGAGAGCTTTGCCGAAACCCACGCCCGGGTCGGCAAGGCCGAAGCCTGGACCTGGCGCCACAGCCCCGCCGGGCGCCTCGCCGAGATCATCGTGCTCGACCAGTTCTCGCGCCAGCTCCACCGCGGCAACGCCCAGGGTTTCGCCTGGGATTCCATGGCCTTAGCTCTGGCGCAAGAAGCCCTGGCGCTCGATGCCGACCACGCGGTGGAAGCCATCCGCCGCCCCTTTTTCTACCTGCCCTTCATGCATTCGGAATCCATCATCATCCAGCATGAAGGGGTTCGTCTTTACCAGGCGCTGGGCGATCCCGAGCAGCTGCAGTTCATGCTCGATCACCTGCACGCGATCGAGCGCTTCGGCCGCTTTCCCTTCCGCAACAAGGCCTTAGGCCGTACCAGCACCCCCGAGGAAGAGCACTACATGGCCGAAGCGGGTGATCGCAGGTTTTAG
- a CDS encoding mannitol dehydrogenase family protein — translation MPRLNASLLANPPQSVRVPDYDRGAVTPGIVHLGIGAFHRAHMAVYVDDLLAQDPSWGIVGASLRRPDTKDALAPQDGLYTIAVRDAAGTSTRIIGSILSVMDANTQREELLALMASPALRIVSLTVTEKGYCHDPATGELDENHPDITYDLAHPTEARSAPGMLVEALARRRAAELGAFTVMSCDNLPSNGHTTSRIVTRFAALRDPELARWIEDNVRFPSTMVDRIVPATTDADRAMIEAATGVADAWPIMTEPFTQWVIEDSFSAGRPQFEQAGATIAEDVEPFERMKLRMLNGSHSTLAYLGFLAGYQYVADAVGDPAFAALIRGLMTEEVMPTLHMPGVDLGAYRDQLLQRFSNPALQHRTWQIAMDGSQKLPQRLLGTIRDRLAADQPFTRLALGVAAWMRYVTGVDESGESIDVRDPLAMRMMAIAADAGDDPEALFDGLVALSEVFGTDLPDNAAFRAAVLAHLDSLYEIGAAQTVAEVVRG, via the coding sequence ATGCCGCGTTTGAACGCTTCCTTGCTCGCCAATCCGCCACAGAGCGTCCGTGTGCCCGATTACGATCGAGGTGCGGTGACACCCGGGATTGTCCATCTCGGCATTGGCGCGTTCCACCGGGCCCACATGGCGGTCTACGTCGACGATCTGCTAGCTCAGGACCCGAGTTGGGGCATTGTGGGCGCGAGCCTGCGCCGCCCCGACACCAAGGATGCACTCGCGCCGCAGGATGGGCTTTATACGATTGCCGTGCGCGACGCGGCGGGCACCAGCACACGCATCATCGGCTCGATCCTCAGCGTAATGGACGCCAACACCCAGCGCGAGGAATTGCTGGCGCTCATGGCCTCTCCCGCCCTTCGCATCGTTTCGCTGACGGTGACCGAAAAGGGCTATTGCCACGATCCCGCTACCGGCGAGCTCGACGAAAACCATCCCGATATCACCTACGATCTGGCCCATCCCACCGAAGCCCGGTCGGCGCCGGGCATGCTGGTGGAGGCACTGGCGCGCCGTCGGGCGGCGGAACTTGGCGCATTCACCGTGATGAGCTGCGACAACCTTCCGTCCAACGGCCATACTACGTCGCGCATCGTGACCCGCTTCGCTGCCCTGCGTGACCCCGAACTGGCGCGCTGGATCGAGGACAATGTGCGCTTCCCCAGCACCATGGTCGACCGCATCGTTCCGGCCACCACGGATGCTGATCGCGCCATGATCGAGGCCGCGACCGGCGTTGCCGATGCCTGGCCGATCATGACCGAGCCCTTCACCCAATGGGTGATCGAGGACAGCTTCTCGGCCGGCCGTCCGCAATTCGAGCAGGCGGGTGCTACCATTGCCGAGGACGTCGAGCCCTTCGAGCGCATGAAGCTGCGCATGCTCAACGGCTCCCACTCTACCTTGGCTTATCTGGGCTTTCTGGCGGGCTACCAATATGTCGCAGACGCCGTCGGCGATCCGGCTTTCGCCGCGCTGATCCGTGGTTTGATGACCGAGGAAGTCATGCCTACGCTCCACATGCCGGGCGTGGATCTGGGCGCCTATCGCGACCAGTTGCTCCAGCGGTTCAGCAATCCGGCCCTGCAGCACCGGACCTGGCAGATCGCCATGGATGGAAGCCAGAAGCTGCCGCAGCGCCTGCTCGGCACTATCCGTGACCGCTTGGCGGCCGACCAGCCATTCACCCGGCTCGCGCTCGGGGTTGCGGCTTGGATGCGCTATGTCACAGGTGTGGATGAAAGCGGCGAAAGCATCGATGTGCGCGATCCGCTCGCCATGCGAATGATGGCGATCGCGGCTGATGCCGGTGATGATCCCGAAGCGCTGTTCGATGGTCTGGTCGCTCTCAGCGAGGTGTTCGGCACCGACCTGCCCGACAATGCCGCGTTCCGTGCGGCAGTGCTCGCTCATCTCGATAGCCTCTACGAAATCGGCGCCGCCCAGACAGTCGCCGAGGTGGTACGAGGCTGA